A stretch of the Papaver somniferum cultivar HN1 chromosome 6, ASM357369v1, whole genome shotgun sequence genome encodes the following:
- the LOC113290037 gene encoding uncharacterized protein LOC113290037, which translates to MAADTGAFKRSPSTFRNFVSRDPSSTFPAESGRYHLYISYACPWASRCLAYLKIKGLEKAISFSSVKPVWGRTKETDDHMGWVFPTSSTEEPGAEPDHLNGAKSARELYELASTNYTGRYTVPILWDKKLKTIVNNESSEIIRMLNAEFNDIAENAALDLYPVHLQSQIDEVNEWVYDDINNGVYKCGFAEKQEPYEEAANKLYQALDKCEDILSKNRYICGDSLTEADIRLFATLIRFDEVYAVHFKCNKKLIREYPNLFNYTKDIFQVPGMSCTVIMKHIKDHYYGSHPFINPFGIIPLGPDTDYSSPHDRDKFSS; encoded by the exons ATGGCTGCTGATACTGGTGCTTTCAAACGATCACCATCGACATTCCGTAATTTTGTTTCAAGAGATCCATCATCAACATTTCCTGCAGAATCTGGAAGATACCATCTCTATATATCCTATGCCTGTCCTTGGGCTAGTAGATGCCTTGCGTATTTGAAGATTAAGGGTCTTGAGAAGGCTATCAGCTTTTCG TCAGTTAAACCTGTATGGGGAAGAACAAAGGAGACTGATGATCATATGGGTTGGGTGTTTCCAACATCTAGTACAGAGGAACCGGGGGCTGAACCTGATCACCTGAATGGGGCAAAATCGGCTAGGGAACTCTATGAACTTGCTAGTACAAATTATACTGGCAGATATACTGTTCCT ATTTTGTGGGATAAGAAACTCAAAACAATTGTGAACAATGAGAGTTCAGAAATAATACGAATGCTCAATGCTGAATTCAATGATATAGCAGAAAATGCAGCTTTGGACCTTTACCCCGTTCACTTGCAATCCCAGATTGATGAGGTTAATGAATGGGTTTATGACGACATCAACAATGGTGTTTATAAGTGCGGTTTTGCTGAGAAACAAGAGCCTTATGAAGAG GCTGCAAACAAATTATATCAAGCTCTGGACAAATGTGAGGACATACTCAGCAAGAACCGGTATATATGTGGGGACTCTCTGACTGAAGCTGATATTCGGCTGTTTGCAACTCTTATAAGATTTGATGAG GTTTATGCTGTTCATTTCAAGTGCAACAAGAAGCTTATCCGGGAATACCCTAATCTGTTTAATTACACTAAAGATATTTTTCAAGTCCCTGGCATGAGTTGCACCGTGATCATGAAACATATCAAGGACCACTACTACGGAAGCCATCCTTTTATTAATCCGTTTGGAATCATTCCTCTTGGTCCTGATACAGATTATTCTTCCCCTCATGATAGAGATAAGTTCAGTTCTTAG